The Lactuca sativa cultivar Salinas chromosome 2, Lsat_Salinas_v11, whole genome shotgun sequence genome includes a window with the following:
- the LOC111912204 gene encoding uncharacterized protein LOC111912204 encodes MLIFCEPGNVRKLWDDHYDSLSQDYRKQYRCAERVQNMVLINIRVFLESMSKKLSDYDLPNVSAHIDLQSRGYHEVQEEYSINVENEDLHAQDSLNPEQKFAYNEIMRHVDENILGVFFIDGPGGTGKTFLYKALLANIRARGLIALATVTSGVAANNMSGGRTAHSRFGIPLNPYNKSMCNITKQIGKAQLLRKEKVIIWDEAAMAKRQAVEVVDLTMQDITYEKLPFGGKIMLWEVTLDECCRSNISFFAIQRVDSKFIISRAILSTKNESVDEINNKLIERFFGEQKVYYSFDEAEDDKNNLYPIEYLNSLNVSGVPPHYLRLRTGCPVILLRNIDPSNGLCNGTRLICRAFQQNVIDAEIVVGQHAGKRVFLPRIPLCPSDDEMFSFKLKRKQFPIKLSFSMIINKAQGQTIPNVCVYLPESVLISHGQLYAALSRGISRVNTKVLVKPEKTFDNDEIYTSNVVYKEVLCD; translated from the exons ATGTTGATTTTTTGTGAACCAGGAAATGTGCGCAAGTTATGGGACGACCACTATGATTCTCTTTCTCAAGATTATAGGAAACAATATAGATGTGCCGAACGAGTGCAAAATATGGTCCTCATCAACATTAGAGTCTTCCTAGAATCTATGAGTAAAAAGCTTAGTGATTACGACCTTCCAAATGTCAGTGCACACATAGATTTACAATCAAGAGGCTATCATGAGGTGCAAGAAGAATACTCTATAAATGTGGAAAATGAAGACTTACATGCGCAAGACTCTCTCAATCCAGAACAGAAGTTTGCATATAATGAGATAATGAGGCATGTGGATGAAAATATTCTGGGTGTGTTCTTCATAGATGGTCCTGGTGGAACCGGAAAGACATTTTTGTACAAAGCATTGTTGGCTAATATTCGTGCCCGTGGACTTATTGCACTTGCAACTGTCACGTCAGGTGTTGCGGCTAACAACATGTCAGGAGGGAGAACAGCTCATTCACGATTTGGAATTCCCCTCAATCCCTATAATAAATCGATGTGCAACATCACTAAACAAATCGGGAAAGCTCAGCTACTTCGCAAGGAAAAGGTAATCATATGGGATGAAGCAGCAATGGCTAAAAGACAGGCAGTAGAAGTAGTTGATCTGACAATGCAAGACATCACATATGAGAAGCTCCCTTTCGGTGGAAAGATAATGTTATGGGAGGTGACTTTAGACGAGTGTTGTCGGTC CAACATTTCCTTCTTTGCAATCCAACGGGTTGATTCAAAATTTATCATTTCGAGGGCAATATTGTCAACTAAAAATGAAAGTGTTGATGAGATTAATAATAAGTTGATCGAACGATTTTTTGGCGAGCAAAAAGTTTACTACAGTTTTGATGAAGCAGAAGATGACAAAAATAACTTATATCCGATAGAATATTTGAACTCGCTAAATGTTAGTGGTGTACCCCCTCACTATCTTCGGTTAAGAACTGGGTGCCCAGTAATACTTTTGCGAAATATCGATCCTTCAAATGGGCTATGTAATGGCACCAGATTGATATGTCGAGCTTTCCAACAAAATGTCATTGATGCAGAGATAGTTGTTGGACAACATGCTGGAAAAAGAGTGTTTTTACCAAGAATTCCTCTGTGTCCGTCTGACGATGAGATGTTCTCATTCAAACTAAAGAGAAAGCAATTTCCAATTAAGCTTAGTTTCTCCATGATAATCAATAAAGCTCAAGGACAAACAATTCCAAATGTATGTGTTTATCTGCCAGAATCGGTATTGATCTCACACGGCCAACTTTATGCGGCGTTGTCCAGAGGAATATCACGTGTCAATACCAAGGTATTAGTAAAGCCAGAAAAAACTTTTGATAATGATGAAATCTACACATCAAACGTTGTTTACAAAGAAGTTTTATGTGATTAA